One region of Cucurbita pepo subsp. pepo cultivar mu-cu-16 chromosome LG03, ASM280686v2, whole genome shotgun sequence genomic DNA includes:
- the LOC111791552 gene encoding FT-interacting protein 1 produces the protein MQRPPPEDFLLKETNPHLGGGKVTGDKLTSTYDLVEQMQYLYVRVVKARDLPGKDATGSCDPYVEVKLGNYKGTTRHFEKKSNPEWNQVFAFSKDRIQSSVLEVTVKDKDFVKDDFMGRVLFDMNEIPKRVPPDSPLAPQWYRLDDKKGVKLKGELMLAVWMGTQADEAFPEAWHSDAATVSGTDGLANIRSKVYLSPKLWYLRVNVIEAQDLQPTDKGRYPEVFVKAILGNQALRTRISQNRTINPMWNEDLMFVAAEPFEEPLILNVEDRVAPNKDETLGRCAIPLQYVDRRLDHKPINSKWFNLEKHVVLEGEKKKELKFASRIHMRICLEGGYHVLDESTHYSSDLRPTAKVLWKQSIGVLELGILNAQGLMPMKTKDGRGTTDAYCVAKYGQKWVRTRTIIDSFTPKWNEQYTWEVFDPCTVVTIGVFDNCHLHGDKGAGTKDSRIGKVRIRLSTLETDRVYTHSYPLLVLHQNGVKKMGEIHLAVRFTCSSLLNMMHMYTHPLLPKMHYIHPLTVSQLDSLRHQATQIVSMRLSRAEPPLRKEVVEYMLDVGSHMWSMRRSKANFFRIMGVLSGLIAVGKWFDQICNWKNPITTVLIHILFIILVMYPELILPTIFLYLFLIGVWYYRWRPRHPPHMDTRLSHADSAHPDELDEEFDTFPTSRPGDIVRMRYDRLRSIAGRIQTVVGDLATQGERLQSLLSWRDPRATALFVLFCLVAAIVLYVTPFQVVALLTGFYVLRHPRFRHKLPSVPLNFFRRLPAKTDCML, from the coding sequence ATGCAGAGGCCACCACCGGAGGACTTTCTATTGAAGGAGACCAATCCCCATCTTGGTGGGGGGAAGGTCACCGGAGATAAGCTCACGAGCACGTATGACCTCGTTGAGCAAATGCAGTATCTCTATGTTCGTGTTGTCAAAGCGAGAGATTTGCCTGGAAAGGATGCTACAGGCAGCTGTGACCCTTATGTGGAAGTAAAGCTCGGAAACTACAAGGGTACGACTCGACATTTTGAGAAGAAGTCAAATCCTGAATGGAACCAGGTTTTTGCGTTTTCGAAAGACCGGATTCAGTCTTCAGTGCTTGAGGTTACTGTGAAGGATAAAGATTTTGTGAAGGATGATTTCATGGGTCGTGTTTTGTTCGACATGAATGAGATTCCAAAACGTGTTCCACCCGACAGTCCATTGGCTCCTCAATGGTATAGATTGGACGACAAAAAAGGCGTTAAACTGAAAGGAGAACTAATGTTGGCTGTTTGGATGGGCACTCAAGCTGATGAAGCATTTCCTGAAGCATGGCATTCAGATGCTGCGACCGTCAGTGGAACCGATGGTCTAGCGAATATCCGATCGAAGGTGTATCTTTCACCCAAGCTCTGGTATTTACGGGTTAACGTTATCGAAGCTCAGGACTTACAGCCTACTGATAAGGGTCGATACCCGGAAGTCTTTGTGAAGGCTATCCTGGGAAATCAAGCGTTGAGAACACGGATTTCTCAGAACAGAACAATCAATCCTATGTGGAATGAGGATTTGATGTTTGTAGCTGCAGAACCATTCGAGGAACCGCTGATTTTGAACGTTGAGGACCGTGTTGCTCCGAATAAGGATGAAACCCTTGGTCGATGTGCAATTCCTTTGCAATACGTTGACCGGAGATTAGACCATAAACCCATCAACAGCAAATGGTTCAATCTCGAGAAGCATGTCGTCCTTGAAggcgaaaagaaaaaagaactcaagttCGCTAGCCGAATTCATATGAGGATCTGTTTGGAAGGCGGTTACCATGTTTTGGATGAATCTACACACTACAGCAGTGATCTTCGACCTACAGCGAAAGTATTGTGGAAGCAGAGCATTGGGGTGTTGGAGTTGGGTATCCTCAACGCTCAGGGACTGATGCCTATGAAGACTAAAGACGGTCGTGGGACGACAGATGCATATTGTGTAGCGAAATACGGGCAGAAGTGGGTTCGAACTAGGACGATCATTGATAGCTTCACACCGAAGTGGAATGAGCAGTACACTTGGGAAGTTTTTGATCCTTGTACGGTGGTTACGATCGGTGTTTTTGATAATTGTCATTTGCACGGAGATAAAGGTGCAGGGACGAAAGATTCACGGATCGGGAAGGTGAGGATACGTCTTTCAACTCTCGAAACGGATCGGGTTTACACACATTCGTATCCTCTTCTAGTTTTACATCAAAATGGAGTGAAGAAGATGGGTGAGATACATTTGGCAGTGAGGTTCACTTGCTCATCCTTACTGAACATGATGCATATGTACACACATCCCCTGCTTCCCAAAATGCATTACATTCATCCTTTGACCGTGAGCCAGCTCGATAGCTTAAGGCATCAGGCGACTCAGATTGTATCGATGAGACTGAGCCGGGCCGAGCCACCGTTGAGGAAAGAGGTAGTCGAATACATGCTGGATGTCGGCTCCCACATGTGGAGTATGCGAAGAAGCAAAGCGAATTTCTTCAGGATTATGGGAGTTTTAAGTGGATTAATAGCAGTAGGGAAATGGTTTGATCAAATTTGCAACTGGAAAAACCCGATTACGACTGTACTGATACACATCCTGTTCATAATACTCGTCATGTACCCCGAGCTCATCCTGCCCACCATTTTCCTCTACCTGTTCTTGATCGGAGTTTGGTACTACCGGTGGAGGCCGAGGCATCCGCCACACATGGACACCCGTCTGTCACACGCAGACTCTGCACACCCTGATGAACTCGATGAAGAATTCGACACATTCCCGACATCGAGGCCTGGTGACATAGTGAGGATGAGGTACGACCGACTAAGGAGCATTGCTGGGAGGATTCAGACCGTTGTTGGCGATTTGGCGACTCAAGGAGAAAGGCTGCAATCCTTGCTTAGCTGGAGAGACCCGAGAGCGACAGCCCTGTTTGTTCTGTTCTGTCTTGTCGCTGCCATTGTCTTATACGTCACACCGTTCCAAGTCGTGGCGCTGCTGACTGGATTTTATGTGTTGAGACACCCCAGATTCCGGCATAAGCTCCCCTCTGTGCCACTCAACTTCTTCAGGAGGCTGCCTGCAAAGACAGATTGTATGTTGTGA
- the LOC111791148 gene encoding bZIP transcription factor TGA10, with product MASSNIKNQEEEQTPSLFSFQNNNFADQLPFSMNLPSISSNFITKDGGGDDLGELDQALFLYLDGQEPSSTTTTHHQSQNSSMRPPMLNIFPSQPMHVDPLPIKGSTAMINHGDSKIKPSEPSKELANQSSNGATVSGPTLTQTTTTEPHPKPPKREANKKGLTSSSDQEAPKTPDPKTLRRLAQNREAARKSRLRKKAYVQQLELSRIKLTQLEQELQRARTQGMFLGGGGGGAVLGPDQGLPVGLHNLTTEAAVFDIEYGRWQEEHHRLMCELRAAVQEHLRENELRLFVDSCLAHYDEVLNLKMMVARSDVFHLVSGMWKTPAERCFMWIGDFRPSELIKIIMGQVEPLTEQQLMNICGLQQSTQESEEALSQGLEALNQSLSDTITSDSLSTPPNMANYMGQMTLAINKLSSLEAFVRQADNLRHQTLHRLHQMLTTRQAARCLLAIAEYFHRLRALSSLWLARPRQD from the exons ATGGCTTCTTCCAATATTAAGAAccaggaagaagaacaaactcCTTCATTATTCAGCTTCCAAAACAACAATTTTGCTGATCAATTACCCTTCTCCATGAATCTCCCAtccatttcatcaaatttcat aaccAAAGATGGAGGAGGTGATGATTTGGGAGAATTGGATCAAGCCCTTTTTCTGTATCTGGATGGACAAGAACCCTCTTCAACCACTACTACTCATCACCAATCAC AGAACTCGAGCATGAGACCGCCGATGTTGAACATCTTCCCGTCGCAGCCGATGCATGTCGACCCGTTGCcgataaaa GGAAGCACAGCAATGATTAACCATGGTGATTCAAAGATCAAACCATCAGAGCCGTCCAAAGAGTTGGCCAACCAAAGCAGCAATGGAGCCACCGTATCCGGACCAACCCTAACCCAAACCACGACAACCGAACCTCATCCCAAACCTCCAAAA CGTGAAGCCAACAAGAAAGGGCTGACCTCAAGCTCAGACCAAGAAGCCCCCAAAACTCCAGACCCCAAG ACCCTTAGAAGACTGGCTCAGAATCGAGAGGCTGCTAGAAAAAGCAGGCTGAGAAAAAAG GCGTATGTTCAGCAGCTAGAATTGAGTAGGATTAAGCTCACGCAGCTGGAACAAGAGCTACAAAGAGCAAGAACTCag gGTATGTTTCtcggcggtggcggtggcggcgcCGTTTTAGGACCTGACCAAGGACTTCCCGTCGGCCTCCATAACCTCACCACTG AAGCGGCGGTGTTCGACATCGAATACGGGCGGTGGCAAGAGGAGCACCACCGCTTGATGTGCGAGCTCCGAGCAGCGGTGCAAGAACATCTACGGGAAAACGAATTGCGGTTGTTTGTCGATAGTTGTCTGGCTCATTACGACGAGGTTCTAAACTTGAAGATGATGGTTGCTAGGTCCGACGTCTTCCACCTTGTCTCCGGCATGTGGAAGACGCCGGCGGAGAGATGCTTCATGTGGATCGGCGACTTTAGGCCCTCCGAGCTTATTAAG ATCATAATGGGTCAAGTAGAGCCATTAACAGAGCAACAACTAATGAACATTTGTGGACTGCAACAATCAACACAAGAGAGTGAGGAAGCATTGTCTCAAGGGCTTGAAGCCCTAAACCAGTCCTTATCAGACACCATCACCTCTGATTCATTGAGTACCCCTCCCAATATGGCTAACTATATGGGGCAGATGACCTTAGCCATCAACAAGCTCTCCTCTCTTGAAGCCTTTGTAAGACAG GCGGACAATTTAAGGCACCAAACGCTTCACCGGTTGCATCAAATGTTGACGACTCGTCAAGCCGCAAGGTGTTTGCTAGCCATTGCAGAGTATTTCCATCGACTTCGAGCTCTTAGTTCCTTGTGGTTGGCTCGTCCAAGGCAAGATTAA
- the LOC111791418 gene encoding 3,9-dihydroxypterocarpan 6A-monooxygenase, with protein MNTMATIFHNITFPSQFWCFWFITALLLHFFLKKLLPNPKSSIPGGYALPPSPPALPLIGHLHLLTPVLVTSFQTLARRYGSLIELRLGASKCVVVSTATVAKEVLKTHEHNFLSRPEFGASEHFIYRGSRFVMAPYGPYWRFMKKLTMTRLLSPPQLAIASAIRRDEVGKLVERIEANSREKKPSDLRLEFTTLTNNIISRMLLSTRCCDGIDEAQEVQDLMWKINRLAGKLSLGDILGPFKVLDFSGNGKKFVRTMKRFDGLVERIMKEHEAAINGGGDPDRKLDVLDILLECHNDPNAEMNITRKDIKSFLLDLFMAGTDTTATAILWAMAELLNRPKSMEELRKEIISVVGEEKLVQESDLPNLPYLRAVVNETLRLHPSAPLIIRECLDDCIINGSLVKAKTRVLVNAYAVMRDPESWSEPDRFLPERFLEGSNENIGSHRMEMKGQNFRYIPFGSGKRGCPGSSLALLVFPCAMAAMVQRFDWKVDGDGDGNTIDLTPGPGFAAEMATPLVRYADPINKNT; from the exons ATGAACACCATGGCCACCATCTTTCATAACATCACCTTTCCCTCTCAATTTTGGTGCTTTTGGTTCATCACTGCCCTCCTCCTTCATTTCTTCCTCAAAAAACTTCTCCCAAACCCTAAATCCTCGATCCCCGGCGGTTACGCGCTGCCCCCGAGCCCACCGGCCCTCCCTCTCATCGGCCATCTCCACCTTCTCACCCCAGTTCTAGTCACCTCCTTCCAAACCCTAGCTCGTCGTTATGGCTCCCTCATCGAGCTTCGACTCGGCGCATCCAAATGCGTCGTCGTCTCTACCGCTACAGTTGCCAAAGAGGTCCTCAAAACTCACGAGCACAATTTCCTCTCCCGACCGGAGTTCGGTGCCTCCGAGCACTTCATATACCGAGGGTCGAGATTCGTCATGGCTCCCTACGGACCCTATTGGCGATTCATGAAGAAACTTACCATGACACGGCTTCTCTCACCGCCACAGCTCGCTATCGCCTCCGCAATCCGAAGGGACGAGGTGGGTAAACTAGTGGAGAGAATTGAAGCAAATTCAAGAGAAAAGAAACCATCGGATTTGAGATTGGAATTTACCACTTTgacaaataatatcatatcaagaATGCTTTTGAGCACAAGATGTTGTGATGGAATTGATGAAGCTCAAGAAGTTCAAGATTTGATGTGGAAGATCAATAGGCTTGCTGGGAAATTGAGTTTGGGAGACATTTTGGGACCTTTCAAAGTGCTTGATTTCTCTGGAAATGGCAAGAAATTTGTTAGAACCATGAAGAGATTTGATGGGTTGGTGGAGAGGATAATGAAGGAGCATGAAGCCGCCATCAATGGCGGCGGCGATCCCGACCGAAAACTAGACGTATTGGACATCTTGCTCGAGTGTCACAACGATCCAAATGCGGAGATGAACATAACAAGAAAAGATATCAAATCCTTCTTGCTC GATCTTTTCATGGCGGGCACTGACACGACAGCCACAGCGATATTATGGGCGATGGCTGAGCTTTTGAATCGTCCAAAATCAATGGAGGAGTTAAGAAAAGAGATAATTTCGGTGGTCGGAGAGGAGAAGCTAGTTCAAGAATCCGACCTCCCTAACCTCCCGTATCTCCGTGCGGTGGTGAACGAAACACTCCGGCTGCACCCATCAGCGCCGTTGATCATCAGAGAATGTTTAGATGACTGCATCATCAACGGTTCACTAGTCAAGGCGAAAACACGAGTCTTGGTCAACGCTTATGCTGTCATGAGAGACCCAGAATCTTGGTCGGAGCCCGACAGGTTCTTGCCGGAGAGGTTTCTAGAAGGGTCAAATGAGAACATTGGTAGCCACCGTATGGAGATGAAGGGGCAAAATTTCCGGTATATTCCGTTTGGGAGTGGGAAGAGAGGTTGCCCTGGTTCCTCCCTTGCCTTGCTAGTTTTCCCATGTGCAATGGCAGCCATGGTGCAGCGGTTTGATTGGAAGGTTGACGGTGACGGCGACGGCAACACCATCGATTTGACACCCGGGCCAGGTTTCGCTGCCGAGATGGCAACACCGCTCGTTCGTTATGCCGACCCCATTAATAAGAAtacttaa